The following are encoded in a window of Ricinus communis isolate WT05 ecotype wild-type chromosome 4, ASM1957865v1, whole genome shotgun sequence genomic DNA:
- the LOC8264672 gene encoding uncharacterized protein LOC8264672, whose product MATNSPNKRLKILTPNSRVKQESDEYDFEGRQGNRLTPMESTGESLICGICLSENWSAMRGQIDSCDHYFCFICIMEWAKIESRCPMCKRRFNNIHRPPKDGVFPSERLVNVPKRDQVYHLFGNTTVEPFDPYAQVQCSICHTAEDESLLLLCDLCDSAAHTYCVGLGFTVPECDWFCHDCAVSRTEHENFQKDEDNITQTLSVKSEVVLAAEPYVAVNSQNTSENYNAGAENGANFCQSDNQSIGRPRARSSQVPSPSERLSNLADDMSQPRETTTRTGPGQETPQSDARTLRRCRDVHSYVRALRENWDALRSGSLRFSSSSVESCSRSIAKCYTPVVTHESSGQSHTMSSTSGQQLTINDGLPGTFAQDRHSHDAKKAWKMMAKAKSIHQGSKNPSTKGNASRKATGSSCSLHMLRSQFGTSGMVNFTVEKQHKRYSPERQTEKHIFSKLKMQNHGINFSKEIVRPGDNLPTTSGFSASITSWKVQTSSQTLENQEPARQQNLRRASSKFTNQQIGSGRLMPLVGPVSGTSKSVNTKADISESFSCKVNVPEGDVRLGKGGTESKPRNDDNAKSEIQSLVKLNMNLLKGVKQLGVDEFKEVARLATYTILAACGFKHSRHVFHSFPRSVCSHSQRIQHLHRSILMPNSCRECFYVFVKDVVNSVLSEKLSHANSSKHVL is encoded by the exons ATGGCAACAAACTCACCAAATAAACGTCTCAAAATCCTAACTCCCAATTCCAGAGTTAAACAAGAAAGTGATGAGTACGATTTCGAAGGGCGACAAGGAAATAGATTAACGCCAATGGAAAGCACTGGAGAATCGTTGATTTGTGGAATATGTTTGAGTGAAAACTGGAGTGCGATGAGAGGCCAGATTGATAGCTGCGATCATTACTTCTGCTTCATTTGTATAATGGAGTGGGCCAAGATTGAGTCCCGTTGCCCAATGTGTAAGCGCCGCTTCAACAACATTCATAGACCGCCCAAAGATGGTGTCTTTCCCTCTGAACGCCTTGTCAATGTCCCTAAACGCGACCAG GTTTATCATCTGTTTGGAAACACCACGGTGGAACCTTTTGATCCTTATGCACAAGTTCAATGTAGTATTTGCCACACTGCAGAAGATGAATCTCTTCTATTACTTTGCGATCTTTGTGACTCTGCTGCCCATACTTATTGTGTTGGTTTGGGATTCACTGTACCTGAATGTGATTGGTTTTGCCATGATTGCGCTGTCTCTAGAACTGAAcatgaaaattttcaaaaagatgAGGACAATATCACTCAGACTTTAAGCGTAAAGTCTGAAGTAGTGCTAGCAGCTGAACCATATGTTGCTGTCAACAGTCAGAACACCTCAGAAAACTATAATGCCGGGGCAGAGAATGGAGCAAATTTTTGTCAATCAGATAACCAATCTATTGGTAGGCCGAGAGCAAGATCCTCCCAAGTCCCTTCTCCCAGTGAAAGGCTTTCCAATCTTGCAGATGATATGTCCCAGCCAAGAGAAACAACTACCCGAACTGGGCCAGGTCAAGAAACACCTCAGAGTGATGCCAGAACATTGAGACGATGTCGTGATGTGCACAGTTATGTAAGAGCACTGCGTGAAAATTGGGACGCCTTGCGAAGTGGGTCTTTGAGATTCTCTTCAAGTTCTGTTGAATCTTGTAGCAGAAGCATTGCAAAATGCTATACTCCTGTAGTAACTCATGAAAGTTCAGGCCAATCACATACCATGTCTTCCACAAGTGGTCAGCAATTGACAATTAATGATGGTTTACCTGGCACCTTTGCACAAGATAGACATTCTCATGATGCTAAAAAAGCTTGGAAAATGATGGCCAAGGCAAAGTCAATACACCAGGGTTCAAAAAATCCTTCTACAAAAGGAAATGCTTCAAGGAAAGCAACTGGTAGCAGTTGCAGCTTGCATATGCTGAGAAGCCAATTTGGAACTTCAGGGATGGTTAACTTTACCGTTGAGAAGCAACACAAGCGTTATTCTCCTGAAAGGCAAACTGAGAAGCATATATTCTCTAAGTTGAAAATGCAAAACCATGGTATCAATTTTTCCAAGGAAATTGTAAGACCTGGTGACAACCTACCAACTACTTCAGGATTTTCTGCATCTATAACATCTTGGAAGGTGCAAACTAGCAGTCAAACTCTTGAAAATCAAGAACCGGCCCGGCAGCAAAATTTACGCAGAGCGTCATCAAAATTTACTAATCAGCAAATTGGATCTGGACGTTTGATGCCTTTGGTTGGGCCAGTGTCAGGAACTTCTAAATCAGTGAACACTAAAGCGGACATCAGTGAATCTTTCTCCTGTAAAGTAAATGTTCCTGAGGGAGATGTTAGGTTGGGAAAAGGTGGTACAGAAAGTAAGCCAAGAAATGATGATAATGCTAAAAGCGAGATCCAGTCTCTTGTCAAGCTCAACATGAACCTTCTAAAAGGAGTCAAACAGTTAG GAGTTGATGAATTCAAGGAAGTCGCCAGGCTTGCCACATATACCATTTTGGCTGCATGTGGTTTTAAACACTCAAGGCATGTTTTCCACTCTTTCCCAAGGTCTGTGTGCAGTCATTCTCAACGCATTCAGCATCTCCATAGGTCCATTTTAATGCCCAATTCTTGTCGAGAATGCTTTTATGTCTTTGTAAAGGATGTTGTGAACTCAGTTCTTTCTGAGAAATTATCTCATGCCAATTCATCAAAACATGTCTTGTAA